The Christiangramia flava JLT2011 region AAAAATACAATATCGAAAAATCGGAAGAGGAATGGAAAAAAGTTCTGACTCCGGAAGAATACCGCATTCTTCGTGAAAAAGGAACCGAAGCTCCTCACACAGGCCGTTTCAATCTGCATTTTGAGGATGGAACTTATAAATGTGCTGCCTGCGGTGAAAAACTTTTTGAAAGTGATTCCAAATTTGAAAGCGGCTGCGGATGGCCCAGTTTTGACGAGGCAATAGAAGGAAAAATAGAATATGTTCAGGATCGAACTTTTGGGATGATTCGTACTGAAATCCTTTGTTCTAACTGCGGAAGTCATCTTGGCCACGTTTTTGATGATGGACCTACAGAGACTGGTCAGCGTTACTGTGTGAACTCTGCCAGCATCAATTTTGAAAAATAACTAAAACTCAATGATCATGAAAAAACTTCTATTTCTTTTTACGATAATCGGCCTAACGCTTACTTCTTGTTCCAATGAAGGTCCTGTTGGACCTCAGGGACCTCCGGGTATGGATGGTGAAGACGGGCTAAATGGTTACCTGGGAACTACTTTTGATGTAAATGTAGACCTGAACAATAGCACAGGCTATGAAGCCCTGATCAATTTCAATGATGCAGGCGTAGAAGTGTACGAATCAGATGCTGTACTGGTTTACCATAAAGTGGGTGAAGACGGTACGACAGATGATGGGCAACCTGTTGAAATTTTCGAACAGCTACCTCAAACTTATTATGTAGATGGCGGAGAGTTTCAGTATAATTTTGACTATACTTTTTATGATGTTCGTTTGTTCATCATCTCCAACATCGATGCGGCCACCATTTCTGCTGATTATACCGATAACCAGGATTTCAGGATTATTGTGGTTCCTGCAGATTACCTGGAGAATTCCGGTGTTGATGTAAGTGATTATAATGCCGTTCAAAGTTTGATCGATATGGAAGATCACGATATCATCAATGTTTCCCCGCTTCAGTAAAAAACTGGAGATCGTTATATAAAAACCTGTCTGAACACGACAGGTTTTTTTATGCCTTTATACGAACGGCAATAACTTTTAGTTTAGCCTTTAATTGCTTAAATTCGCAACTTCTATAACCGATTCAAAATATACCGAATATGAGTAAATACGATGTGTTAGTTTTGGGTAGTGGTCCAGGTGGATATGTAACTGCCATCAGATCTTCACAACTTGGTTTCAAAACCGCAGTGATCGAAAAAGAGAATCTTGGTGGTGTTTGTCTTAACTGGGGATGTATCCCAACTAAAGCGCTTTTGAAGAGTGCGGAAGTTTTTGACTATTTGAAACATGCCGAAGACTACGGATTGAAAATTGAAAAAGCCGACAAAGATTTTGGAGCGGTTATAAAAAGAAGCCGGAATGTAGCAGATGGAATGAGCAAAGGTGTGCAGTTCCTGATGAAGAAGAACAAAATCGATGTGATCAACGGTTTCGGGAAACTGAAGTCTGGTAAAAAGATCGAGGTGACAGATAAAGATGATAAAAAGAAAACCTATGAGGCAGATCATATTATCATTGCAACTGGTGCAAGGTCACGTGAACTTCCAAACCTGAAGCAGGATGGAAAGACTGTGATTGGTTACCGCGAAGCCATGAGCCTAGAAAAACAACCGAAGAAAATGATCGTTGTTGGGTCCGGTGCTATCGGGGTGGAATTCGCTCATTTCTACAACTCAATGGGAACTGAAGTAACGATCGTGGAGTTCCTTCCAAACCTGGTTCCTCTCGAAGACGAAGATGTTTCCAAGCAATTCGAGAGAAGCGTGAAGAAAGCCGGAATCAAGGTGATGACCAATTCTTCCGTAGAAAGCGTGGAGAAATCTGGCGACAAGGTTAAAGCGAAAGTAAAAACCAAGAAAGGTGAAGAAACTTTGGAGGCTGATATCGTTCTTTCTGCCGTTGGAATCAAAACCAATATTGAAAATATAGGTCTGGAAGATCTTGGTATCAAAACCGATAAGGATAAGATCGTTGTAAACGACTTTTACGAGACAAATGTAAAAGGTATTTACGCGATCGGTGATGTGGTTCACGGTCCTGCCCTGGCCCATGTTGCATCTGCTGAAGGTATTATTTGTGTTGAAAAGATCAAAGGAATGAACGTCCAGCCGCTCGACTACGGAAATATTCCTGGTTGTACCTATGCCACTCCTGAAATCGCTTCAGTTGGAATGACTGAAAAGCAGGCTAAAGAAGCTGGATATGACCTGAAAGTTGGTAAATTCCCATTCTCTGCCTCTGGTAAAGCGAAAGCCGCAGGAAAATCTGATGGTTTCGTAAAAGTGATTTTTGATGCGAAATATGGAGAATGGTTAGGATGCCATATGATTGGTGCCGGCGTGACAGATATGATTGCGGAAGCTGTTCTTGGTAGAAAACTGGAAACTACCGGTCATGAAGTATTAAAAGCGGTTCATCCACATCCAACCATGAGTGAAGCTGTAATGGAAGCGGTAGCCGCTGCTTACGACGAAGTGATCCACATCTAGGAAGATAATGGAAAATAGCTATAGAAGCCTGGCGAAAGCCGGGTTTTTTTATGCTTTTAATTGAAAATAGGCAAATTCGGTATCCCATTTTCCCGCTGTTGCAGGATAGGTTTTCGTATAGCTCTTTCCTTTTTTGAAGGCTACGGCTTTCCTGAAGATTGGACCATCAAACACGAACGTATGAAATTCTCCATTTTCCCCACAGGGATCAACATTTTCCGGTAGATCGTTCAGGAAATTTTGGTCAATTTCCTTTCCGCAGAATGACCGGTCCAAATATTTCAAATTCACACAAACACAGATCGCCTTAAAACCGCTGTCCAGGAATTCCTGCATCAAAGTAGCTGTATCCCGCTTCCACAGCGGAAAAACGGCCTCTATCCCAACATTTTTAAGTTGCTCTTCACGATACTTTTTCAGGTCTTCCAGAAAGATATCGCCAAAAACTGCTCGTTCGAAGCCATTTTTTCGGAGTTCCAAAAGTTCTTTGGTTAAGATTTCAGCATAAACAGGAGCCGTATATTCGGTTGGCAGATGTATTTTCCGTAGGGGAATATTTAGACTTTCAGCCTGTCGCTCGAGTAGTTTTTCCGGGACTTCGTGCATGCTGACAAAAGCGAGCTCCTTGTTAATGGTCGTTAACAGCAATTCGACCTGCAATTCTTGAGACTGCTGAAGTTTCCACAGTGCCATGGCCGAATCTTTTCCGGAGCTCCAGTTAAAATAGGCCTTTTTCATGCCTATTCCTTCAGAAAACTGTGCACTGCCAGTTCGTAACTCTGGAGGCCGAAACCAATGATCACGCCTTTCGCAGCAGGGGAAATAAAGGATTTATGGCGGAAATCCTCCCGGGAAAAAGTGTTTGAAATATGCACTTCGATCACCGGAGTTTGAATGGCTTTGATCGCATCGCCAATTCCTACTGAAGTATGGGTATATGCGGCCGCATTCAGAATAATTCCGTCAAAATCATCATCAGCTTTCTGGATCTTCCCAATCAGCTCTCCTTCGATGTTGCTCTGATAATAAGCGAGTTCCGCTTGCGGGAAGTTCGCCTGCAACTCGGTGAAAAAACTATCGAAATCTTTGTTTCCATAAGTACCAGGTTCGCGCTTGCCCAAGAGGTTCAGGTTTGGACCGTTAATAATTAGTAGTTTCATAAGCTAAAGATAGCATTTTGAGCAAATAAAAAAGGAGGTTTCAGTCGTCCTTTATGAATTTCCTATTAAAAAAAACGGCTTAAAATTTAAAGAAATACTTGTATTCCGGATCATCCAGATAGGCTGTTGCCAGCTTGTCCTAATAGAAAATTCTATCAATCACACTTAATTTAAAATGTTTGGCCTCGGGATCGACCACACAACTGCCAATTCACTCATCTAGAAATATAAGAAAACAAAAAGCGGAGACCATGCTCCGCTTTTCCTAGGTGTTAATTAATTGATTCAAATCTTTAAAACATGAATCCAACTCCTAGCTGGAAACCATTGTTTTTAATGGCATCTCCATCAAAATCATTACTGTCATAAACATTTGAGAATCCCTGGGTATATCTACCATCCAAAAAGAATCCGTTGTTGAATTTGTAAGAAACCCCAGCTGCTCCACCAAATTCAAAAGAACTCGCCATGTCTGAGTCAAATTCAGCATCTAAAGCAGAACTGTCAAAATCGTATTTTTCATTTGCCAGGAAGTTAAATGATGGTCCAACTTCCAGAGCCAATCCATCTATTAGGTAAATTTTGGCTAAAACAGGCACCTGAACATAATCTAACTGGTATTCTCCAGTATACCTATCTCCCGCAACAACCCTGGTAGCTTCAGTTCCCTGGGTAGAGTATAGCACCTCTGGCTGAACCGAAAAACGGTCGCTTACCGGAATTTCAGCTAAAACTCCCAGGTGAAAACCTGTTCTGGAATTGTTTTCCTCAAATCCGTCTGAAGTCATATTGGTGAAATTCACTCCACCTTTCACTCCAAAATTCCAATATTCCTGTGCGCTCATTTTGGCACCGAATCCAACTAAAAGTACTGCGAATAATAAAATTGTCTTCTTCATCATTTTTCGTTTTTGAATTGGGTCAAAAGTAGGCTTCATCTTGTTAAAAAAAAGTTAGGTTTCGATAAAGTATTATTAAGACTACCAGTGGCAAATCCTTATATTTAACACATGAATTGGGAGCATGCGCTTAGGGATTATCAGCATTATCTTCGGCTGGAACGCGGACTTTCAGATAATTCCATCACCAATTACAGCCTGGATGTTCGAAAATTGATGCGCTTCCTGAATGTTAACAACATCAGCATTTCACCGGAAAAAATTGACCATCAAACGCTGCAGCAATTCGTTTATGAAGCTTCCAAATCTCTCAACGCCCGTTCACAGTCCCGACTTATTTCCGGTTTAAAGAGTTTTTTCAATTACCTGTTATTTGAAGATTATCGCGTGGATAATCCCATGGAATTAATGGAAAGCCCGAAGATCGGCCGAAAATTGCCCGATACCTTATCGCTTTCAGAAATCGATAAGATCATTGAAGCGATCGATCTCAGTGCTCCGGAAGGTGAACGAAATCGCGCAATTATCGAAACACTCTATGGTTGTGGTCTTCGCGTTTCCGAATTGATCAACCTGAAACTGTCCGACTTGTTCTTTAAGGAAGGATTTATCAAGGTGACCGGGAAGGGTGAAAAGGACCGTTTCGTGCCTATTTCCAACTATACCCAGAAATTCATCAATATCTATAAAGACCAGATTCGAAACCATCTCGAGATCAAACCGGAAGCCACCGATACGCTTTTCCTGAATCGACGCGGCAATCAGCTTACGCGGGCCATGATCTTTACCTTGGTTCGGAAATTTACGGAACTGGCCGGAATTCATAAAAAAGTGAGTCCGCATACTTTTCGTCATTCATTTGCCACTCATCTGCTGGAAAATGGTGCCGATTTACGGGCCATCCAACAAATGCTTGGCCACGAAAGCATTACCACCACTGAAGTATATGTGCATGTAGACCGTTCCCATCTTCGGAAGGTTATGGAAGATTTCCATCCCAGGAAATGATATTAAAGTTCTGCTAAACCGGGTAGATTTTTTTCTGAAGCAAGGCATTCTGAGTAAATTCAGAAAAAATTGAACAATGAAAAAACTAAAATTCACGAATGGCGACCAGATGGACGCTATTGGACTTGGAACATGGAAATCTGAAAAAGGCGCAGTGACCAAAGCCGTAAAAATTGCCCTGGAAAACGGGTATCGGCATATAGACTGCGCATCTACCTACGGAAATGAAGCCGAAGTTGGTGAAGCCTTCAAAGAAGTGTTTGAAGGGAACACGGTGAAAAGGGATGATGTGTGGGTAACTTCTAAACTTTGGAACAATGCTCACAAAAAGGAAGATGTCATTCCAGCACTGAAGAACACCCTAAATGATCTAAACCTGGAGTACCTGGATCTCTACCTAATGCACTGGCCAGTGGCTATTAAACCGGAAGTAGGCTTTCCTGAAAAAGCGGAAGATTTTCTTTCTCTGGATGAAGTCCCGCTGATCGAAACCTGGAATGAAATGGTTAAAGCTAAGGAACAGGGACTTGTAAAACATATTGGAGTTTCCAATTTCAGCATTCCTAAATTAAAAGGATTGATGGAGGAAACTGATCATACTCCAGAGATGAACCAGGTGGAACTGCATCCTTATCTTCAGCAAAACGAATTGTTGGAATTTTGCAGCAGGAACCAGATCAATGTGACCGCTTATTCTCCGTTGGGCAGTGGCGACCGGCCAGACCGCATGAAAGCGGCTGATGAACCATCTCTTTTAGAAAATCCGGTGATTCAGCGTATCGCCAAAAAACATGGTGCTAACGAAGGCCAGATTTTGATCAAGTGGAGCGAACAACGAGGGACGGGAGTCATTCCGAAGTCGACCAATAAAGAACGTATCATTGGCAATCTTGCCAGCGCTGGTTTCCAGTTAGATGAAGACGATCTGAAAGAGATTGCGGAGCTTGATGAACATTTCCGATATGTAACCGGAAAATTCTTCGAGATGGAAGGAAATTCTTATGAGAATATTTACGATGATTAATTTTTGTGATATTACATAAAAAAGCCGGGCTGTATAAGCCCGGCTTTTTTATTTACATTTTCCAGATAACTATTTGGCAACGTTCACCGCTCGTGTTTCACGAATTACAGTTACTTTAACCTGTCCCGGATACGTCATATCTGTCTGGATCTTCTGAGAAATTTCGAAAGAAAGGTTGGCCGCCTTATCATCGGTCACTTTTTCACTTTCCACGATCACACGAAGTTCTCTACCTGCCTGGATTGCATAGGCTTTCTTCACCCCGCCAAATCCGAAGGCTATATCTTCCAGGTCTTTCAATCGCTGAATATAAGAATCCAGCACCTGTCTTCTCGCACCTGGTCTTGCACCGCTAATGGCATCACAAACCTGGACTATTGGCGATAATAAGGAATTCATTTCGATCTCGTCGTGGTGAGCTCCAATGGCATTACAAACTTCCGGTTTTTCCCCGTGCTTTTCAGCCCATTGCATACCCAGGATCGCGTGTGGTACTTCTGTTTCAGTTTCCGGCACTTTCCCAATATCGTGTAATAAACCGGCTCTTTTTGCCAGTTTTGGGTTTATACCTAATTCCGC contains the following coding sequences:
- the xerD gene encoding site-specific tyrosine recombinase XerD, coding for MNWEHALRDYQHYLRLERGLSDNSITNYSLDVRKLMRFLNVNNISISPEKIDHQTLQQFVYEASKSLNARSQSRLISGLKSFFNYLLFEDYRVDNPMELMESPKIGRKLPDTLSLSEIDKIIEAIDLSAPEGERNRAIIETLYGCGLRVSELINLKLSDLFFKEGFIKVTGKGEKDRFVPISNYTQKFINIYKDQIRNHLEIKPEATDTLFLNRRGNQLTRAMIFTLVRKFTELAGIHKKVSPHTFRHSFATHLLENGADLRAIQQMLGHESITTTEVYVHVDRSHLRKVMEDFHPRK
- the msrB gene encoding peptide-methionine (R)-S-oxide reductase MsrB — translated: MKKYNIEKSEEEWKKVLTPEEYRILREKGTEAPHTGRFNLHFEDGTYKCAACGEKLFESDSKFESGCGWPSFDEAIEGKIEYVQDRTFGMIRTEILCSNCGSHLGHVFDDGPTETGQRYCVNSASINFEK
- a CDS encoding aldo/keto reductase, producing MKKLKFTNGDQMDAIGLGTWKSEKGAVTKAVKIALENGYRHIDCASTYGNEAEVGEAFKEVFEGNTVKRDDVWVTSKLWNNAHKKEDVIPALKNTLNDLNLEYLDLYLMHWPVAIKPEVGFPEKAEDFLSLDEVPLIETWNEMVKAKEQGLVKHIGVSNFSIPKLKGLMEETDHTPEMNQVELHPYLQQNELLEFCSRNQINVTAYSPLGSGDRPDRMKAADEPSLLENPVIQRIAKKHGANEGQILIKWSEQRGTGVIPKSTNKERIIGNLASAGFQLDEDDLKEIAELDEHFRYVTGKFFEMEGNSYENIYDD
- the lpdA gene encoding dihydrolipoyl dehydrogenase gives rise to the protein MSKYDVLVLGSGPGGYVTAIRSSQLGFKTAVIEKENLGGVCLNWGCIPTKALLKSAEVFDYLKHAEDYGLKIEKADKDFGAVIKRSRNVADGMSKGVQFLMKKNKIDVINGFGKLKSGKKIEVTDKDDKKKTYEADHIIIATGARSRELPNLKQDGKTVIGYREAMSLEKQPKKMIVVGSGAIGVEFAHFYNSMGTEVTIVEFLPNLVPLEDEDVSKQFERSVKKAGIKVMTNSSVESVEKSGDKVKAKVKTKKGEETLEADIVLSAVGIKTNIENIGLEDLGIKTDKDKIVVNDFYETNVKGIYAIGDVVHGPALAHVASAEGIICVEKIKGMNVQPLDYGNIPGCTYATPEIASVGMTEKQAKEAGYDLKVGKFPFSASGKAKAAGKSDGFVKVIFDAKYGEWLGCHMIGAGVTDMIAEAVLGRKLETTGHEVLKAVHPHPTMSEAVMEAVAAAYDEVIHI
- the aroQ gene encoding type II 3-dehydroquinate dehydratase, with the translated sequence MKLLIINGPNLNLLGKREPGTYGNKDFDSFFTELQANFPQAELAYYQSNIEGELIGKIQKADDDFDGIILNAAAYTHTSVGIGDAIKAIQTPVIEVHISNTFSREDFRHKSFISPAAKGVIIGFGLQSYELAVHSFLKE
- a CDS encoding diphthine--ammonia ligase codes for the protein MKKAYFNWSSGKDSAMALWKLQQSQELQVELLLTTINKELAFVSMHEVPEKLLERQAESLNIPLRKIHLPTEYTAPVYAEILTKELLELRKNGFERAVFGDIFLEDLKKYREEQLKNVGIEAVFPLWKRDTATLMQEFLDSGFKAICVCVNLKYLDRSFCGKEIDQNFLNDLPENVDPCGENGEFHTFVFDGPIFRKAVAFKKGKSYTKTYPATAGKWDTEFAYFQLKA
- a CDS encoding collagen-like protein, giving the protein MKKLLFLFTIIGLTLTSCSNEGPVGPQGPPGMDGEDGLNGYLGTTFDVNVDLNNSTGYEALINFNDAGVEVYESDAVLVYHKVGEDGTTDDGQPVEIFEQLPQTYYVDGGEFQYNFDYTFYDVRLFIISNIDAATISADYTDNQDFRIIVVPADYLENSGVDVSDYNAVQSLIDMEDHDIINVSPLQ
- a CDS encoding porin family protein, which translates into the protein MMKKTILLFAVLLVGFGAKMSAQEYWNFGVKGGVNFTNMTSDGFEENNSRTGFHLGVLAEIPVSDRFSVQPEVLYSTQGTEATRVVAGDRYTGEYQLDYVQVPVLAKIYLIDGLALEVGPSFNFLANEKYDFDSSALDAEFDSDMASSFEFGGAAGVSYKFNNGFFLDGRYTQGFSNVYDSNDFDGDAIKNNGFQLGVGFMF